The segment CGCTCCCACGCCGCGAATTCCTTGGCGACCTGCTCGTCGCGCGACGCGTGCAGGATCATCTCGTACTCGGCGCGCAGCATCTCGGGCTGCATGAACTCGCGGCGCATGATTTCTGCGATCAGCTCGACGATATCGGCAGCGGTCGCCATCGGAATATTGCGCTCGATTTCGAGCATGAACTCCGTCGCCTCGTCGATGTAAAAACGAAACGCCTCGCGAATCATCTCTTCGCGCGATTCGAAGTAATAAGTCAGCGAGCCAAGCGGTACTTTGGCCTCGGACGCGACGCGCCGATGTGTAACAGCGTCAGCGCCGCCCGCCGCGATCACGCGCAGCGCGGCGGCAAGGATTTCCCGCCGCCTGCCCTCCGCGGAGGAAGTCGCGGTGCGGTTCTGGGTGCCGAAAAGCATGATGTACGTTTGTACAAATCATGCGGACATATGTCAACGTGCGATTCTGCACCATTGGCGTGCCCGCTTTCTTGATTGCGCCGCGTCACCGAGCTTTCTAGGATTGCCGCATGCTGAAGCCGCGTTTTCTCGATCAGATGGCGATGGAACTGGGCGACCGATATGCGTTCACCTCTATGGCGCGCGGGCGCCGATCCTTTCAACCCGACCACGTCGAACCGAAATGGCCGCGCGATCGCGCCGCCGATATCACGCACGTCTGCGTGAAGATCACCCTCGATTTCGATCGCCGCGCGATCGTCGGCACCGCGACGCACAAGCTGGCCGCGATCACCGACGGTGTTGAGTCGCTCGAATTCGATGCGGCCGAAATGAAGATTCACGGTGTGCGCGTCGGATCCAGGAATGCCTCGTTCGACGTTGACGACGGCAAGTTGCGGATCGCGCTGCCGTCGGCTCTGAAAGCGGGCGAGGAGAGCGAGGTCGCGATCGACTATATGGCGTTCCCGCGCCGCGGCCTCTACTTCGTCGGCCCCGACGAGGCATATCCCAACAAACCCGCGCAGGCATGGACGCAGGGCGAGGACGAGGATTCGCGCTACTGGTTTCCCTGCTACGACTACCCGAACAATCGCACGACCAGTGAAGTGATCGCGACCGTGCCGGAGCGCTTCACCGCCGTGTCCAACGGCGCGCTGATCGCGACGACAGCAGACGCTGCTGCGCGCACGCGCACCTTTCATTGGCGCCACGACGTGCCGCATTCCGTGTACCTGATGTCGCTGGCGGCGGGCGAGTTCACGCTTATCGAAGAGCGCGCGGGCGACGTTCCAGTGCAGTACTACTGCCAGCCGGGACACGAGGACGATGCGCGCCGAGCGTTTGGCAATACGCCGAAAATGATCGAGTTTTTCGCGCGGCGTATCGGCGTGCCCTATCCCTACGCCAAGTATGCGCAGGTCGCGGTCAACGATTTTATTTTCGGCGGGATGGAGAACACGTCCGCCACCACGCAGACCGCGGACACGATGCACGATGCGCGCGCGCATATCGATTTCAAGAGCGATCCGCTGGTCGCCCACGAGCTGGCGCATCAATGGTGGGGCGATCTGCTCACTTGCCGCGACTGGGCGCACGCATGGCTCAACGAGGGCTTCGCGACTTATTTCGAGGCGCTGTGGTGCGAGGAAAACCTGGGCGCTGACGAGTTTGCCTGGAACGTGCGCCAGGATCGCGAGGGCTACCTCGACGAAGACACGAATCGTTACCGGCGGCCGGTGGTATGCAATCGCTATCGCGCGCCGATCGAGCTCTTCGATCGTCATCTGTACGAGAAGGGCAGCCTGATTTTGCACATGCTGCGGCGACTGGTCGGCGATGAGCTCTTTTTCAAATCGCTCAATCTCTACTGCACGCGCCATCGTGGGCAGAACGTCATCACGCAGGATTTGCAGCGCGCCTTCGAGGATGCGACCGGGCGCAACCTCGATTTCTTCTTCGACCAATGGGTCTACAAGGAAGGTCATCCCGAAATCGAAGTGACAAGCAGTTTCGACGACAAGCGCAAGCTCGCGTCGGTGACCGTGAAGCAGACTCAAAAGACGGGCGAAAAGATCGGGCTCTTCAGATTTCCCGTGACGATCGCGCTGATGGACGCCGAGGGCAACGAGACGCGTCATCGTGTGGAAATCAAAGAGAAGGAACAAGTCTTCAACTTCGTCCTCGACAAGGCGCCGAAGGCCGTACGCTTCGATCCCGAGTACGACGTGCTGAAAACGCTCAAACACAAGCGCTCGCGCGAGGCGCTGACGCTCGCGCTGAAGCATGCGCCGGAAGCGATCGGGCGAGGCGGCGCGGCGCGCGAGCTTGGCAAGGAAGGCAGCCCGCAGGCGGTAGATGCGCTCCGCGAGGCTCTGCTTAATGACAAGTTCTGGGGCGTACAGGCCGATGCCGCGGCGGCTCTGGGAGCCATCAAAACGGAGGCCGCGCTTCACGCTCTGCTCGAAGGCCTCAACGCGAAGCATCCCAAGGCGCGGCGCGCCGTGGTGCGGGGGCTCGGCGAGTTTCGCAACAACGAGCACGCGGCGTCGGCGCTGATCGAGCGTCTCGAAGAAGGCGACGAGAGCTACTTCGTAGAGGCCGAGGCGGCGCTCGCACTCGGCAAGACGCGCGATGCGCGCGCATTCGACAGTCTCAAGACCACGATTCATCGCGATTCGTATCTCGATACGATTCGCGCCCACAGCCTGGCCGGGATGGCCGAGCTGCGCGACGAGCGCGCGATTCCGGTGGCGCATGATTTCATGGCATACGGAATGCCGCCGCGCGCGCGCGTCGCCGCGATCGGCACGCTCGCTCGCTTCGGCGCGCGGCTCGAAAATCGCCGCGACGAAATTCTCGACTGGCTGACGCCGCTCGGCGACGATCGCGAGTTCATGGTGCGGATGCGACTACCGGGTGCGCTCGAGGAAATCGGCGACACACGCGGCCTCGGACCAGTGCGGCGGCTCGCGGAGCGCGATCTCGACGGCAGAATCCAGCGCCGCGCCAACGAGGCGATCACCGCGATCAGCGAAGGCCGCTCGCGAGTGCAGGAAGGCGATCGCCTGCGCACCGACGTCGAGAAGCTGCGCGAGGACAATCGCAAACTCCAGGAGCGCCTCGAAAAGCTCGAAGCACTGAGCCGCGCCAAAGAA is part of the Candidatus Binataceae bacterium genome and harbors:
- a CDS encoding M1 family aminopeptidase, producing MLKPRFLDQMAMELGDRYAFTSMARGRRSFQPDHVEPKWPRDRAADITHVCVKITLDFDRRAIVGTATHKLAAITDGVESLEFDAAEMKIHGVRVGSRNASFDVDDGKLRIALPSALKAGEESEVAIDYMAFPRRGLYFVGPDEAYPNKPAQAWTQGEDEDSRYWFPCYDYPNNRTTSEVIATVPERFTAVSNGALIATTADAAARTRTFHWRHDVPHSVYLMSLAAGEFTLIEERAGDVPVQYYCQPGHEDDARRAFGNTPKMIEFFARRIGVPYPYAKYAQVAVNDFIFGGMENTSATTQTADTMHDARAHIDFKSDPLVAHELAHQWWGDLLTCRDWAHAWLNEGFATYFEALWCEENLGADEFAWNVRQDREGYLDEDTNRYRRPVVCNRYRAPIELFDRHLYEKGSLILHMLRRLVGDELFFKSLNLYCTRHRGQNVITQDLQRAFEDATGRNLDFFFDQWVYKEGHPEIEVTSSFDDKRKLASVTVKQTQKTGEKIGLFRFPVTIALMDAEGNETRHRVEIKEKEQVFNFVLDKAPKAVRFDPEYDVLKTLKHKRSREALTLALKHAPEAIGRGGAARELGKEGSPQAVDALREALLNDKFWGVQADAAAALGAIKTEAALHALLEGLNAKHPKARRAVVRGLGEFRNNEHAASALIERLEEGDESYFVEAEAALALGKTRDARAFDSLKTTIHRDSYLDTIRAHSLAGMAELRDERAIPVAHDFMAYGMPPRARVAAIGTLARFGARLENRRDEILDWLTPLGDDREFMVRMRLPGALEEIGDTRGLGPVRRLAERDLDGRIQRRANEAITAISEGRSRVQEGDRLRTDVEKLREDNRKLQERLEKLEALSRAKEE
- a CDS encoding TetR family transcriptional regulator, whose translation is MLFGTQNRTATSSAEGRRREILAAALRVIAAGGADAVTHRRVASEAKVPLGSLTYYFESREEMIREAFRFYIDEATEFMLEIERNIPMATAADIVELIAEIMRREFMQPEMLRAEYEMILHASRDEQVAKEFAAWERGLEMRLAAPLELLGAERPVAAARTILHLVRGFELEQIAHRAEELGDLRMRLTAVVNALVAPRAMSPIRSQAMVHKRPRRTVRGAAANRASKRSSP